The window TAGTAGAACTCTCTGATCAAGAGATTTTAACTCATCTGAGAAAAACTGTGACTCGGGCAGTGGGAATAAGTAGAATTCAGGCTTTAAAGAAAGCAGCTAGTGAAACTATTGGAATCCGTGAGGGTTCAGATTTAGCTAAATTAGAGTTAAACACTTTACTAGATAAATATGAATTAATCATTCATAAGTTCGAACAACTAGAGGCTAAGAGGGATGCGTTATTAGAACATATACCAGGTGTACAACAAATGTTAGCGATAACTGGTGTAGGAAAAGATACAATTGCAGGCTTTTTTGCAGAGGTAGGAGACCTTAGTTATTACTCACATCCTCGGCAAATTATTAAACTCGCGGGATTAAGTTTGAAGGAAAACACATCAGGAAAACATAAGGGACAAACGAAAATTACAAAGAGAGGCAGGAAAAAATTACGCGCCCTCTTGTTTAGAGTAGTCATGCCCCTTGTAGCTAAGAACTCTGCCTTCAAAGCATTACATGAGTATTATACAAAACGCCCAGGCAATCCATTGAAAAAGATGCAGTCCCTCATTGCTTTATGCAATAAATTAATACGTGTGTTATTCGCCATAGGTAAGAAACAATTTGAGTTTAGTGAAGAGAGAATGTTGAAAGATATTCCTCATATGAAACCGTTACAGAATGCGGCTTAGATTTCTTAAAGATTTACTGTTTTTGATTAGGTTGATAGTAGTATGATTCATTATTTATTAGACATTTGAAGCACGGATTAGTCAGTAAAACAACTAAAATACGGACATTGATCCTGTCGGTCAGCATAACTGACATCTACCTCATGGAAAGGTTGGACGAAGGAATTTTGGAGCATAGACTCTGCGAGAAATGGGAGGGTTGACCTCCGTGAGAATTGTAGAGATCCACCAGTGCGGCCATACTTTGACT of the Bacillus carboniphilus genome contains:
- a CDS encoding IS110 family transposase, giving the protein MNYNQNNKIAQITSRTLIIGVDIAKFNHVARAQDFRGLEFGKPIHFENSKASFEMFLSWIKEQQSQHDMDTVIIGVEPTGHYWLNLAHYLKENNLKLVVVNPMHVKKTKELDDNSPTKNDVKDAKVIAQLVKDGRYAEPNIPEGVYADLRVARKIRDLLSIDLQAVQGQIHNWIDRYFPEFLTVFKDWEGKSALQMLKLNLLPHELVELSDQEILTHLRKTVTRAVGISRIQALKKAASETIGIREGSDLAKLELNTLLDKYELIIHKFEQLEAKRDALLEHIPGVQQMLAITGVGKDTIAGFFAEVGDLSYYSHPRQIIKLAGLSLKENTSGKHKGQTKITKRGRKKLRALLFRVVMPLVAKNSAFKALHEYYTKRPGNPLKKMQSLIALCNKLIRVLFAIGKKQFEFSEERMLKDIPHMKPLQNAA